A genomic window from Lotus japonicus ecotype B-129 chromosome 1, LjGifu_v1.2 includes:
- the LOC130746108 gene encoding polyadenylate-binding protein-interacting protein 12-like, with protein sequence MAVAENAGAKIGSSGQNLDNNNTVVSAEDSSEVEKSKTRTDQNLSNGGFNHEHHPGNIAVPNGNYSYNAQVGQMQANGVQNQQLVMNNDGYGENGDESFKRDMRDLAELLSKLNPMAEEFVPPSLTNSHGYLAGPNAGFGYPNNFILQNDFGQTNRRRKNVYNSGKRRIFHKIEMEKRDEMIRRTVYVSDIDQLVTEEQLAALFLNCGQVVDCRVCGDPNSILRFAFVEFTDEEGARTALNLSGTMLGYYPLRVLPSKTAIAPVNPTYLPRSEDEREMCSRTIYCTNIDKKLTQSDVKNFFESICGEVQRLRLLGDHNHSTRIAFVEFKVAESAIAALSCSGVILGSLPIRVSPSKTPVRSRSPRSPMSRYPRSPMH encoded by the exons ATGGCGGTTGCTGAGAATGCTGGAGCCAAAATCGGTTCTTCCGGTCAGAATTTGGACAACAACAACACTGTTGTGTCAGCTGAGGACTCAAGTGAGGTGGAGAAATCGAAGACTAGGACCGATCAGAATCTGAGCAACGGTGGTTTCAACCATGAACATCATCCTGGGAACATAGCAGTTCCTAATGGCAACTACAGCTATAATGCTCAAGTGGGTCAGATGCAAGCAAATGGTGTCCAGAACCAGCAGCTTGTGATGAACAATGATGGGTATGGGGAGAATGGGGATGAGAGTTTCAAGCGTGACATGAGGGATTTGGCTGAGCTGTTGTCAAAGTTGAACCCCATGGCTGAGGAATTTGTGCCCCCTTCACTGACTAATAGCCATGGCTATTTAGCTGGACCTAATGCTGGGTTTGGTTATCCTAACAATTTTATTCTGCAAAATGATTTTGGACAGACTAATAGAAGG AGGAAGAATGTCTATAattctgggaagagaagaatTTTTCATAAGATAGAAATGGAGAAAAGGGATGAGATGATTCGGAGGACTGTTTACGTGTCTGACATTGATCAACTG GTCACTGAAGAGCAGCTGGCGGCTCTATTTCTTAACTGTGGCCAG GTGGTTGATTGCCGTGTATGTGGGGATCCTAATTCTATTCTTCGGTTCGCCTTTGTTGAGTTTACAGATGAAG AAGGTGCAAGGACTGCTTTGAACCTGTCTGGAACTATGCTTGGATACTACCCACTGAGAGTGCTACCTTCGAAAACTGCCATTGCACCTGTTAATCCAACTTATTTGCCCAGG TCTGAAGATGAAAGGGAGATGTGCTCAAGAACAATTTACTGCACAAATATTGACAAGAAG CTTACTCAATCTGATGTCAAAAACTTCTTTGAATCTATTTGTGGAGAG GTTCAACGGTTGAGGCTTCTTGGGGATCACAATCATTCAACTCGAATTGCTTTTGTTGAGTTCAAAGTG GCTGAGAGTGCAATTGCTGCTCTGAGTTGCAGTGGTGTGATATTGGGTTCACTGCCTATAAG GgtaagtccatcaaaaacaccaGTACGGTCTCGCTCTCCTCGCTCTCCAATGTCTCGCTATCCTCGTTCTCCAATGCACTGA